From the Penicillium oxalicum strain HP7-1 chromosome V, whole genome shotgun sequence genome, one window contains:
- a CDS encoding Sexual development regulator velC — protein sequence MTIEGTDGTQHGHAEPAQPLKKPGYSIPRGFDKLLHHEPELSSPGPKPPRPSSHTRFRLHVRQQPLAARACGAGDRDRRPIDPPPIIQILLSDFDSAAQEDLEILQDPRFTVGCLLFPVSDSSSSFTSAENGGVQSSEHDRDELLNPDESPSTPLLSGKAFMSPFYVDADPDPISAPNHPSSLSDLNLKHDALNPHGRPQHLRNASKLNQPATFFIFADLSIRSAGLYRLQFRLMNWGSVEDTGQSMPILAEVWSDPFRVYAAKDFPGMRDSSLLVEGLKELGFVELKTRGKGKGKGRKRM from the coding sequence ATGACTATAGAGGGCACCGACGGGACTCAACATGGTCACGCAGAACCAGCCCAGCCTTTGAAGAAGCCCGGATACAGTATCCCTCGAGGCTTTGAcaagctcctccaccacGAGCCCGAATTATCATCACCAGGTCCCAAGCCGCCACGTCCATCTTCGCACACTCGCTTTCGTCTCCATGTTCGACAGCAACCATTAGCTGCGCGAGCTTGCGGTGCAGGTGATCGAGACAGGCGGCCAATCGACCCACCCCCGATAATTCAGATTCTTCTCTCGGACTTTGATTCGGCGGCGCAGGAAGACCTCGAGATCTTGCAGGATCCTCGATTCACAGTCGGCTGTCTACTGTTCCCTGTCTCAGACTCCTCGAGCTCTTTCACCTCCGCAGAAAATGGCGGAGTCCAGTCTTCAGAACACGATCGAGACGAACTCCTCAACCCAGACGAATCTCCGTCCACACCTCTGCTGTCCGGAAAGGCATTCATGTCTCCATTCTACGTGGACGCAGATCCCGATCCCATCTCCGCCCCCAATCATCCAAGTTCACTGTCGGACCTCAATCTCAAGCATGACGCCCTCAATCCGCACGGACGGCCCCAACATCTACGCAATGCATCCAAACTCAACCAACCAGCgacctttttcatctttgcaGATCTGTCGATCCGTTCCGCCGGACTCTATCGGTTGCAATTTCGCCTGATGAACTGGGGTTCTGTCGAAGATACCGGTCAATCCATGCCTATCCTGGCAGAGGTATGGTCCGATCCCTTTCGAGTATATGCCGCGAAGGATTTTCCCGGCATGCGCGATTCGTCACTCCTAGTTGAGGGATTGAAGGAACTTGGTTTTGTGGAATTGAAAACACGCGGGAAGGGCAAAGGTAAGGGGAGAAAACGGATGTGA
- a CDS encoding putative T-complex protein 1 subunit theta yields the protein MLRQASSALRTARIPLLGLPSGSAHPRINPRAHLNLQLASRWVSTRKPRQPSNSKPPSQLSEALHPRRAFATTPSRLARNTYNRFNSSHSARPSIFHTLLSRSKPHHFVLIGLGISGIYLYNTEVVEMTGRRRFNCVSHEAELKMGMQSYREVLAQSQGRILPDNHPVAQMVNRVLQRLIPQAPIEGADWRVHVILDDENANAFVLPGFAMWSMRFLRSKIDVYSGFGADCVVFQLYSGKVFVYTGILPICQDEDGLAAVLGHEIAHVVARHPAERMSNSFLTLGTVFLISLLFDVSGQLSSMLVNLMWSLPNSRTQEAEADNIGLMMMAKACFNPEGAVKLWHRMQQQEKSAPPQFMSTHPSSYNREEAIRGWLEKAETIYADNGCIVSTSDAAFETMSLSLPGPSQQGLFKAGYQSHDAADGAVIRNIEACQAISGTVQTSLGPYGRNKIVINHLQKMILTSDAATILRELDVVHPAAKLLVMASQQQDSEMGDGTNLVIVLAGELLKKAEELIRMGLKTSDIVSGYEKAQNFALKVLEDLEVDRLKDMRSVPELSKALRTVVASKQSGTEDALAALVAEAVLAVLPKNPANFNVDNVRVVKIMGGSLEQSKVVKGMVFGREPDGIIKKAQKAKVGVFSCPIDISQTETKGTVLLKNAEEMVNFTKGEEDRLEAAIKELYDSGLRVVVAGSSVGDLAMHYLNRFNILVIKILSKFELRRLCRVVGATPLARLGAPMPDEMGQIDVVETTEIGGDRVTVFRQEDANAVTRTSTIVLRGATQNHLDDIERAIDDGVNAVKAITKDPRLVPGAGATEIQLVERISNFADKTPGLPQHAIRKYAEAFEVIPRTLAESAGLDATEVLSRLYTAHHRANLDAEEGSSEEEEPYWTTGVDLEVGDSDGTLDAVDENILDLMAAKSCAIRLASEAARTVLSVDQIIVARQAGGPKPPGPNPNWDED from the exons ATGCTCCGACAAGCATCATCAGCATTGCGCACCGCGCGAATAcctcttctcggccttccCTCTGGATCAGCGCATCCCCGCATCAATCCGCGCGCCCACCTCAATCTACAACTCGCATCAAGATGGGTCTCAACGCGCAAACCACGACAGCCATCAAACTCCAAACCACCTTCTCAACTCTCTGAAGCACTGCATCCCCGAAGGGCCTTCGCAACGACTCCCTCTCGCCTAGCGCGCAACACCTACAACCGCTTCAATTCGTCCCACTCCGCTCGACCCTCCATCTTCCACACGCTGCTTTCACGATCCAAACCACACCATTTTGTCCTCATTGGTCTTGGTATCTCAGGaatctatctatataatacAGAAGTCGTTGAAATGACCGGTCGCCGGCGATTCAATTGCGTCTCGCACGAAGCAGAGCTGAAGATGGGAATGCAGAGTTACCGGGAGGTTCTGGCGCAGTCGCAGGGCCGAATATTGCCTGATAATCATCCGGTAGCGCAGATGGTGAACCGGGTGTTGCAGAGATTGATCCCGCAGGCTCCAATTGAAGGCGCCGACTGGAGGGTCCATGTGattctggatgatgagaatgcgAATGCCTTTGTGCTTCCTGG CTTTGCAATGTGGAGCATGAGGTTCCTCCGGTCCAAGATTGACGTGTATAGTGGTTTTGGTGCTGACTGTGTGGTATTTCAACTCTATAGCGGCAAAGTCTTCGTATACACGGGCATTTTACCGATCTGccaggatgaagatggtcttgCTGCGGTATTAGGTCATGAGATTGCCCATGTTGTGGCCCGACATCCGGCGGAGCGAATGAGCAATAGCTTTTTGACGCTCGGGACGGTGTTTTtgatctctcttctctttgatGTTTCGGGTCAACTGTCGAGTATGTTGGTCAATCTGATGTGGAGCTTGCCAAATTCACGAACACAGGAG GCTGAGGCAGATAATATTGGATTGA TGATGATGGCCAAGGCATGCTTCAACCCCGAGGGAGCTGTGAAACT ATGGCATCGAATGCAGCAGCAAGAGAAGTCTGCACCGCCGCAGTTCATGTCCACTCATCCTTCT AGCTACAATCGTGAAGAGGCCATTCGGGGCTG GCTCGAGAAAGCCGAGACAATTTACGCCGATAATGGATGCA TCGTTTCCACATCGGACGCGGCCTTTGAAACAATGTCGCTATCACTTCCTGGGCCCTCCCAGCAGGGTCTCTTCAAAGCCGGGTACCAAAG CCACGATGCTGCAGATGGTGCTGTCATTCGCAATATCGAGGCTTGCCAGGCCATTTCTGGCACTGTTCAGACCTCCCTGGGCCCATACGGCCGCAACAAGATTGTCATCAACCACCTGCAGAAAATGATTCTGACTTCTGACGCTGCGACGATCCTCCGCGAACTCGATGTCGTGCACCCTGCCGCTAAGTTGCTGGTCATGGCGAGTCAGCAGCAAGATTCCGAAATGGGTGACGGCACCAACTTGGTCATTGTTCTGGCGGGTGAGCTGTTGAAGAAGGCGGAGGAGCTGATCCGCATGGGTCTGAAGACGAGTGATATTGTGTCGGGCTACGAGAAGGCGCAAAACTTTGCTTTGAAGGTTCTCGAAG ATCTCGAGGTTGATCGCCTGAAGGACATGCGTTCCGTGCCAGAGCTTAGCAAGGCTCTCCGAACAGTCGTTGCTAGCAAGCAGTCCGGCACTGAGGATGCCCTCGCCGCTCTGGTCGCAGAGGCTGTGCTCGCCGTTTTACCCAAGAACCCCGCAAACTTCAACGTGGATAATGTGCGTGTCGTCAAGATTATGGGTGGTAGCTTGGAACAGTCCAAGGTTGTAAAGGGTATGGTCTTTGGCCGTGAGCCCGACGGcatcatcaagaaggccCAGAAGGCCAAGGTCGGCGTTTTCAGCTGCCCCATTGATATCTCCCAGACCGAGACCAAGGGAACAGTCCTTTTGAAGAATGCCGAAGAGATGGTCAACTTCAccaagggcgaggaggacCGTCTCGAGGCCGCCATCAAGGAACTGTACGACTCCGGCCTGCGTGTGGTCGTTGCTGGTTCCAGTGTCGGTGACCTTGCCATGCACTACCTCAACCGCTTCAACATCCTTGTGATCAAGATTCTCTCCAAGTTCGAGCTCCGTCGCCTATGCCGAGTTGTCGGTGCTACCCCCCTTGCCCGTCTGGGTGCCCCTATGCCCGACGAGATGGGCCAGATCGACGTGGTCGAAACGACCGAGATCGGTGGTGACCGTGTCACTGTTTTCAGACAAGAAGACGCCAACGCCGTGACCCGCACATCAACAATTGTCCTGCGGGGCGCTACCCAGAACCACTTGGATGACATTGAGCGTGCGATCGACGACGGTGTCAACGCTGTCAaggccatcaccaaggaccCCCGCCTGGTGcccggtgccggtgccacCGAGATCCAGCTCGTGGAGCGTATCTCCAACTTCGCCGACAAGACCCCCGGTCTTCCTCAGCACGCCATCCGCAAATACGCCGAGGCCTTTGAAGTGATTCCTCGCACACTGGCCGAGTCTGCTGGTCTCGATGCCACCGAGGTTCTCTCCCGCCTGTACACTGCGCACCACCGTGCCAACCTCGACGCCGAGGAGGGTAGctccgaagaagaggagcctTACTGGACCACCGGTGTGGATCTGGAGGTCGGTGACTCTGACGGCACTCTGGATGCCGTGGATGAGAACATTTTGGACCTGATGGCCGCCAAGAGCTGTGCCATTCGATTGGCCAGCGAGGCGGCTCGTACTGTTTTAAGCGTTGACCAGATCATCGTTGCCCGGCAAGCGGGCGGGCCAAAGCCCCCTGGTCCCAACCCTAACTGGGATGAGGATTGA
- a CDS encoding 54S ribosomal protein L12 — MSFPIQAAARSCRQLSGSIRPSSLRIATTYTARTPSYRRWESTEAAAAPVNPKIAQIVDQISTLTLLETADLVSSLKTRLNIPDLPVGGFAMAAGPGGAAAAPAVEEEEAAPAAAEKTLFNIKLESFEAASKAKIIKEVKNMLGLSLVDSKKFVESVPKVMKESVPKEEAEKIMETLKGLGAKVVME; from the exons ATGTCTTTCCCTATCCAGGCCGCGGCTCGCAGCTGCCGACAGCTCTCCGGCTCCATCCGCCCATCCTCCCTGCGCATTGCGACCACATACACAGCCCGCACGCCTAGCTACCGACGATGGGAATCCACAGAGGCCGCTGCTGCCCCCGTCAACCCCAAGATTGCACAGATTGTTGACCAGATCTCGACATTGACTCTGTTGGAGACCGCCGATCTTGTGTCTAGCTTGAAG ACCCGCCTGAACATCCCCGATCTCCCCGTTGGTGGCTTCGCCATGGCTGCTGGCCCCGGTGGTGCTGCTGCCGCTCCTGctgttgaggaggaggaggctgctcCCGCTGCCGCCGAGAAGACCCTGTTCAACATCAAGCTCGAGTCCTTTGAGGCTGCTTCCAAggccaagatcatcaaggagGTCAAGAACATGCTGGGTCTGTCTCTGGTTGACAGCAAGAAGTTCGTCGAGTCTGTGCCCAAGGTCATGAAGGAGTCTGTGCCCAaggaggaggccgagaagatcatggaGACCCTCAAGGGTCTCGGCGCCAAGGTCGTTATGGAGTAA